In a genomic window of Candidatus Tumulicola sp.:
- the hypD gene encoding hydrogenase formation protein HypD: MKYVDEYRDPQLIRNVVREIERQIDPDRHYRIMEVCGGHTHAIYRHGLKDLLPDNIELIHGPGCPVCVLPMGRVDDGLSIVEHPGTILTAFGDMMRVPGTRGTPLEFKARGSDVRMVYSPLDALRIAQNEPDRHVCFFAIGFETTAPSTALTLLRAKELGITNFSVFCNHVTIVPAMRAILDSPDMRLDAFIGPGHVSTVTGCRPYEFVSRDYGKPIVISGFEPLDMLESIARILVQLREGRAEVENQYRRIVPWDGNIPALRAMAQTFELRPYFEWRGLGFISQSALKLSDAFAAWDAERIFDVPGVRVTDPKAAQCGEILKGVLKPPQCKLFGKECNPEHPIGALMVSSEGACAAYYRYARIDEPAAATA, translated from the coding sequence GTGAAGTACGTCGACGAGTATCGCGATCCGCAGTTAATTCGAAACGTCGTTCGCGAGATCGAGCGACAGATCGATCCGGATCGCCATTACCGCATTATGGAGGTGTGCGGCGGCCACACCCACGCGATCTATCGTCACGGCCTCAAAGATTTGTTGCCCGACAACATCGAGCTCATCCACGGTCCCGGCTGTCCGGTGTGCGTGCTACCCATGGGGCGCGTCGACGACGGTCTTTCGATCGTCGAACATCCCGGTACCATCTTGACCGCGTTCGGCGATATGATGCGCGTTCCGGGAACGAGGGGCACGCCGCTCGAGTTCAAGGCCCGGGGATCCGACGTTCGCATGGTCTACTCGCCGCTCGACGCCTTGCGCATCGCACAGAACGAACCCGATCGTCACGTTTGCTTTTTTGCCATCGGTTTCGAAACGACGGCGCCGTCGACCGCGCTGACGCTGCTGCGCGCCAAAGAACTTGGTATTACGAATTTCTCGGTCTTTTGCAACCACGTCACGATCGTGCCGGCGATGCGCGCAATTTTGGATTCGCCCGACATGCGGTTAGACGCATTCATCGGGCCGGGACACGTCTCGACCGTCACCGGCTGCCGGCCGTACGAATTCGTTTCGCGCGACTACGGGAAGCCGATCGTGATCTCGGGTTTCGAACCGCTGGATATGCTCGAGTCGATCGCGCGGATTCTCGTGCAGTTGCGCGAGGGACGCGCCGAGGTCGAAAACCAATACCGGCGCATCGTACCGTGGGACGGAAACATTCCGGCCTTGCGCGCCATGGCGCAAACGTTCGAGTTGCGACCGTACTTCGAGTGGCGCGGTTTGGGATTCATCTCCCAGTCAGCGCTCAAACTCTCCGACGCGTTCGCCGCATGGGACGCGGAGCGCATCTTCGACGTTCCGGGCGTGCGCGTTACCGATCCCAAGGCCGCGCAATGCGGCGAGATCCTCAAGGGTGTGTTGAAGCCGCCGCAGTGCAAGTTGTTCGGTAAAGAATGTAATCCCGAGCACCCTATTGGCGCGTTGATGGTGTCGAGCGAAGGTGCGTGCGCTGCGTATTACCGCTATGCACGCATCGACGAGCCAGCCGCCGCAACCGCGTAA
- a CDS encoding HypC/HybG/HupF family hydrogenase formation chaperone, translated as MAIPGQIVECNADDPLFAKVDVAGVRRTINVGLIADPGIRPGDWVLIHVGFAMSRIEEDQAREQLELLRMLGEEMPAMEEVRGYAFSDSPEAPT; from the coding sequence TTGGCAATACCCGGTCAAATCGTCGAGTGTAACGCGGACGATCCGCTGTTCGCGAAGGTCGACGTCGCCGGTGTTCGGCGGACGATTAACGTCGGCTTGATCGCCGATCCCGGGATACGCCCCGGCGATTGGGTGCTCATTCACGTCGGCTTCGCGATGAGCCGAATTGAAGAGGATCAAGCGCGCGAACAACTCGAGCTGCTGCGGATGCTCGGCGAGGAAATGCCGGCGATGGAAGAAGTGCGCGGCTACGCGTTTTCCGATTCGCCCGAGGCGCCTACGTGA
- a CDS encoding hydrogenase maturation protease has product MNLEAWDELSRPGVQSVTVGDTIVRAGTVVRLRPEAAQDPISRGLDGRLASVDAVIEDLEGNVSLAVILDADPARTLGKGRSLAHRFFFRPNEVEAVAGAALPARVLIAGIGNVFLGDDAFGLHVVRNLQKSALPAGVDAIEFGIRGFDLAYALVDGYDAAILIDLAARGESPGTVSVIDPEIDDLPARAIEGHGMDPVSVLALARRLGTLPRKTLVVTCEPETVPDPDSGEITEELSEPVRFAIVPAADAVRRLIDELTTESKEREREN; this is encoded by the coding sequence GTGAACCTCGAAGCATGGGACGAGCTGTCGCGCCCGGGCGTGCAAAGCGTCACCGTCGGCGATACGATCGTGCGCGCCGGGACCGTCGTGCGGCTGCGGCCAGAGGCTGCGCAGGATCCGATCTCGCGCGGGTTAGACGGCCGGTTAGCGAGCGTCGACGCCGTCATCGAGGATCTCGAGGGAAACGTCTCGCTGGCGGTCATCCTCGACGCCGATCCGGCGCGAACGCTCGGCAAAGGCCGGAGCCTTGCGCATCGTTTTTTCTTTCGTCCCAACGAAGTCGAAGCGGTCGCCGGTGCGGCGCTACCTGCCCGAGTGTTGATCGCCGGTATCGGCAACGTTTTTTTGGGCGACGATGCGTTCGGACTGCATGTCGTTCGAAATCTGCAGAAATCTGCGCTTCCCGCCGGCGTCGATGCGATCGAGTTTGGCATCCGTGGATTCGATCTAGCGTATGCGCTGGTCGACGGGTACGACGCCGCGATCCTCATAGATCTTGCCGCTCGCGGCGAATCACCGGGAACGGTCAGCGTGATCGATCCCGAGATTGACGACCTTCCGGCACGCGCTATCGAAGGGCACGGCATGGATCCGGTGAGCGTGCTGGCGCTGGCTCGCCGGTTGGGAACGTTGCCGCGCAAGACGCTGGTCGTAACCTGCGAGCCCGAAACGGTGCCCGACCCGGATTCGGGGGAAATAACCGAAGAACTCAGCGAACCGGTCCGATTCGCAATCGTGCCGGCCGCAGATGCCGTGCGACGGCTCATCGACGAACTCACTACCGAATCGAAGGAGCGCGAACGTGAAAATTAA
- a CDS encoding DUF6084 family protein, producing the protein MIDAALGAMPRLQFGVRSVQAATDAATPSLRATLSIAAEAGVSVLGLALNVDVRIAAERRRYSDAERGRLRELFGSDGDWDRSIGPIVWTRGTINVPAFEDSVDTTVILPCGYEFDMVAVKYATALEGGFIPVEILPTGTVFYRGGERMLAGKLPWDTEIAFRIDVSTWRAAVDAVFNGTAWLRIDDRLLRRLQTYRAQHGLTTWDSTIEALLSGREP; encoded by the coding sequence GTGATCGACGCCGCGCTCGGCGCGATGCCGCGTCTGCAGTTCGGCGTGCGCAGCGTCCAGGCAGCCACCGATGCTGCAACGCCGTCGCTGCGCGCAACGCTGTCGATCGCGGCCGAGGCGGGCGTTTCGGTGTTGGGATTGGCGTTGAACGTCGACGTTCGAATCGCCGCCGAACGCCGCCGTTACAGCGACGCAGAGCGAGGCCGTTTGCGCGAGCTATTCGGCTCGGACGGCGATTGGGATCGCTCGATCGGACCGATCGTCTGGACTCGCGGAACGATCAACGTACCGGCATTCGAAGACAGCGTAGATACGACCGTGATTTTGCCGTGCGGTTACGAATTCGACATGGTCGCCGTCAAATACGCAACCGCGCTCGAGGGCGGCTTCATTCCGGTCGAAATTCTGCCGACTGGAACCGTGTTCTATCGGGGCGGCGAACGCATGCTGGCCGGCAAGCTGCCGTGGGATACGGAAATCGCTTTCCGCATCGACGTGTCGACCTGGCGCGCGGCCGTCGACGCCGTGTTCAACGGTACCGCCTGGCTGCGAATCGACGACCGCCTGTTGCGGCGTTTACAGACGTATCGTGCTCAGCACGGGCTGACGACGTGGGACTCGACGATCGAGGCGTTGCTATCGGGACGCGAGCCGTAA
- a CDS encoding DUF5947 family protein, which translates to MRRQATDAPERCELCGANVPEQHRHVLELSAGEILCACRPCALLFDHDAAGGDKYRLVPERRRPVAIDIDESAWRSLRIPVELAFFVRGGDGTIRAYYPSPAGRIESTLPLDSWTEIEDANPALHSLQPQVEAVLVDRLAKPPRYWLTGIDVCFRLVALFRKHWHGIGGGDTVRREVARFFDELSPRADARTRS; encoded by the coding sequence GTGCGTCGTCAGGCGACGGACGCGCCGGAGCGGTGCGAATTATGCGGCGCCAACGTGCCGGAACAGCATCGTCACGTGCTCGAGCTGTCGGCCGGCGAGATACTGTGCGCGTGCCGCCCGTGTGCGCTGCTGTTCGATCATGACGCAGCAGGAGGCGACAAGTACCGGCTCGTGCCGGAGCGCCGGCGTCCTGTAGCGATCGACATCGACGAATCTGCCTGGCGTTCGTTGCGCATACCGGTCGAGCTCGCGTTCTTCGTGCGCGGCGGCGACGGCACGATTCGGGCATATTATCCGAGTCCGGCGGGTCGCATCGAGTCGACGCTGCCGCTCGACTCGTGGACGGAAATCGAAGACGCCAACCCGGCACTGCACTCCTTGCAACCGCAAGTAGAAGCCGTATTGGTCGATCGGCTCGCGAAGCCGCCTCGCTACTGGTTGACGGGCATCGACGTTTGTTTCCGATTGGTCGCGCTATTTCGTAAGCACTGGCATGGTATCGGGGGCGGCGATACGGTACGGCGCGAGGTCGCGCGTTTTTTCGACGAGCTTTCACCGCGCGCCGACGCGCGCACGAGGAGTTGA
- a CDS encoding NifU family protein → MPAHDVDELEALLAGVEDERALAAISGLLQLYGGALRRVIATVRSSPQLVRQLADDQAVGPLLVLHDLHPDTLTDRVGAALDGVRPYIASHGGNVELAAIDGDVVRVRMSGTCNGCAASSVTLKSAIEEAICAAAPEIARVEAEEQPAHSLVVL, encoded by the coding sequence GTGCCGGCGCACGATGTCGACGAACTCGAAGCGCTGCTGGCGGGCGTCGAGGACGAGCGCGCGCTGGCGGCGATTTCCGGACTACTTCAGCTCTACGGGGGTGCACTCCGGAGGGTGATAGCGACGGTGCGATCGTCGCCGCAACTCGTCCGCCAGTTGGCCGACGACCAAGCCGTCGGACCGCTGTTAGTATTGCACGATCTCCATCCGGACACGCTGACGGACCGCGTCGGCGCGGCACTTGACGGCGTACGCCCGTACATCGCCTCCCACGGCGGCAACGTCGAGTTAGCCGCGATCGACGGCGACGTAGTGCGCGTCCGTATGTCGGGCACGTGCAACGGCTGTGCTGCATCCTCGGTCACGCTCAAGTCGGCGATCGAAGAGGCCATATGCGCGGCAGCACCCGAGATCGCACGTGTCGAGGCCGAAGAGCAACCGGCGCATTCCCTGGTCGTACTGTGA
- a CDS encoding nickel-dependent hydrogenase large subunit translates to MSIAEDVSTEPRKLVERSWDPITRIVGNLGIYTKIDFENREVVECKSTSSMFRGYSVFMKGKDPRDAGFITSRICGICGDNHTTCSVYAQNMAYGIRMTPMAELIFNLGEAAEYIFDHTIFQDNLVFVDFCEQIVKETNPSVLAKAEKTKAPNSHIHGYKTIADIMRAFNPFTGELYLKALEVSRTTREMFCLMEGRHVHPSTLYPGGTGTVATPQIFTDYLSRLLSVLDFIKKAVPMNDDVFDFFYDALPGYEKVGQRRIAMGCWGSFQDPFECDYRYEHMTDWGRKMKVTPGVVIDGKLVTTDLVQINLGIRIMLGSSYYQDWTNEEMFVERDPLGNPVDRRHPWNVTTLPKPQKRDLNGGKYSWVMSPRWVNPDTAETVAIDTGGGALARLWSTALAGIVDTGYVKSTGHSVQINLPKSRAFPETTFEWKIPKWSNALERDRARVYFVAYAAAQAVHFIEQALDLVRRGQTKTFNDFEVPEEAIGCGFHEAVRGVLSHHLVIREGKIANYQPWPPTCWNGNPRDSDGRLGPYEDAVQGTPLFEENGPDDFRGVDIMRAVRSFDPCLPCGVHMYVGNGKTVERVHSPIFGPQG, encoded by the coding sequence ATGAGCATCGCCGAAGACGTCAGCACCGAGCCGCGCAAGCTCGTCGAGCGCTCGTGGGATCCGATCACCCGCATCGTCGGTAACTTAGGAATCTACACCAAGATCGATTTCGAAAATCGAGAAGTCGTCGAATGCAAGAGCACGTCGTCGATGTTCCGCGGCTACAGCGTGTTCATGAAGGGTAAAGATCCGCGCGATGCGGGGTTTATTACCAGCCGCATCTGCGGCATCTGCGGCGACAATCACACGACATGTTCGGTGTACGCACAAAACATGGCCTACGGCATTCGTATGACGCCGATGGCCGAATTAATTTTCAATTTGGGTGAGGCGGCCGAATACATCTTCGACCATACGATTTTCCAAGACAACCTGGTCTTCGTCGATTTCTGCGAGCAGATCGTGAAAGAGACGAATCCCAGCGTTCTGGCCAAAGCCGAAAAAACGAAGGCGCCGAACAGCCATATTCACGGCTACAAAACGATCGCCGATATCATGCGCGCCTTCAACCCGTTCACGGGCGAACTGTACCTAAAGGCGCTGGAAGTCAGCCGCACCACCCGCGAAATGTTCTGCCTTATGGAAGGGCGGCACGTTCATCCGTCGACGCTGTATCCGGGCGGTACCGGAACCGTCGCGACGCCGCAAATTTTCACCGATTACCTTTCGCGCTTGTTGAGCGTGTTGGACTTTATCAAAAAAGCCGTTCCGATGAACGACGACGTCTTCGATTTCTTCTACGATGCGTTACCGGGATACGAAAAAGTCGGGCAACGGCGCATCGCGATGGGCTGCTGGGGATCGTTCCAGGATCCGTTCGAATGCGACTACCGTTACGAGCACATGACCGACTGGGGCCGCAAGATGAAGGTCACCCCGGGCGTCGTGATCGACGGCAAACTCGTGACGACCGATCTCGTGCAGATCAACCTCGGCATTCGAATCATGCTGGGTAGTTCGTACTATCAAGATTGGACGAACGAGGAGATGTTCGTCGAGCGCGACCCGCTGGGAAATCCGGTCGACCGGCGGCATCCGTGGAACGTCACGACGCTTCCGAAACCGCAAAAGCGCGATTTGAACGGCGGAAAGTATAGTTGGGTGATGAGCCCCCGGTGGGTGAATCCTGACACCGCCGAAACCGTCGCGATCGACACCGGCGGCGGCGCGCTCGCGCGACTCTGGTCGACCGCGCTGGCCGGTATCGTCGACACCGGATATGTGAAATCGACCGGCCACAGCGTGCAGATCAACCTGCCGAAATCGCGCGCCTTTCCCGAGACGACGTTCGAGTGGAAGATTCCGAAGTGGTCGAACGCGCTCGAGCGCGACCGGGCGCGCGTGTACTTTGTCGCCTACGCGGCAGCGCAAGCGGTGCATTTCATCGAGCAGGCGCTGGATCTCGTTCGACGCGGCCAGACCAAGACGTTCAACGATTTCGAAGTTCCCGAGGAAGCCATCGGGTGCGGATTTCACGAAGCCGTGCGAGGCGTGCTGTCGCATCATTTGGTGATTCGCGAGGGAAAGATCGCGAACTATCAACCGTGGCCGCCGACCTGTTGGAACGGCAATCCGCGCGATTCGGACGGACGGTTGGGACCCTACGAAGATGCGGTGCAAGGCACGCCGCTGTTCGAAGAGAACGGCCCGGACGATTTTCGCGGCGTCGACATCATGCGAGCGGTGCGTAGCTTCGATCCGTGTTTACCGTGCGGCGTGCATATGTACGTGGGCAACGGCAAGACGGTCGAACGGGTGCATTCGCCGATCTTCGGACCGCAAGGCTAA
- the hypA gene encoding hydrogenase maturation nickel metallochaperone HypA — protein MHEISIAMAIVEELEEAAVESGYTRVYAVRLQIGELSCVVNEALEFAWELAAADTIASGARLEIERVDVALECPACGRTGKPLAPNHFVCSNCSSASATIVRGRELLVVAMEVDDADAGGGDRALHPQKELDAGGRSA, from the coding sequence GTGCACGAAATTTCGATCGCAATGGCCATCGTCGAAGAGCTCGAGGAAGCAGCCGTCGAGTCCGGATATACACGCGTTTATGCGGTGCGTTTACAGATCGGCGAACTGTCGTGCGTGGTAAACGAAGCACTCGAATTCGCGTGGGAACTCGCTGCTGCAGATACGATCGCTTCGGGCGCGCGATTGGAGATCGAGCGGGTCGACGTTGCGCTAGAATGTCCCGCGTGCGGACGGACCGGAAAGCCGCTCGCACCGAATCACTTCGTTTGTTCGAACTGCAGTTCGGCGTCCGCGACGATCGTTCGCGGACGGGAATTGCTCGTCGTCGCCATGGAGGTGGATGATGCCGATGCGGGTGGTGGAGATCGCGCGCTCCATCCTCAAAAAGAACTCGACGCTGGCGGACGGTCTGCGTAA
- the hypB gene encoding hydrogenase nickel incorporation protein HypB: MMPMRVVEIARSILKKNSTLADGLRKRFSEQRTYVFNLLSSPGAGKTTLLEASLRRLDERYRVAALVGDQATENDAVRLRRSGVPVKQITTGGECRLDAIMIEDALTGWEPPSLDVLAIENVGNLICPAEYDLGEDLRVALFSVTEGEDKPLKYPLAFNTAHVVLITKIDLAAAAEFDERAARQAIERVHPGVAVLGVSSRSGAGMDEWMAFLTSRIDAKRFPNSTGATPHAHAHAHDHQHADGPEHAHVHDHAHTHDHPHDHEH; encoded by the coding sequence ATGATGCCGATGCGGGTGGTGGAGATCGCGCGCTCCATCCTCAAAAAGAACTCGACGCTGGCGGACGGTCTGCGTAAGCGATTTTCCGAACAGCGAACGTACGTCTTCAATCTACTGTCGAGTCCGGGCGCCGGCAAAACGACGCTGCTCGAAGCCTCGCTGCGGCGGCTCGACGAGCGCTATCGTGTCGCCGCCCTGGTGGGCGATCAGGCGACCGAAAACGATGCGGTGCGCCTGCGGCGCAGCGGAGTGCCGGTCAAGCAGATTACCACCGGAGGCGAGTGCCGCCTGGACGCGATCATGATCGAAGACGCGCTGACCGGTTGGGAGCCGCCGTCGCTCGACGTCCTAGCGATCGAAAACGTCGGCAATCTGATCTGTCCCGCCGAATACGACTTGGGCGAAGACTTACGCGTGGCACTCTTTTCCGTTACCGAAGGCGAGGACAAGCCGCTCAAGTATCCGCTGGCCTTTAATACGGCCCACGTCGTGCTGATCACCAAGATCGACCTAGCTGCAGCTGCCGAGTTCGACGAACGCGCCGCGCGCCAAGCAATCGAGCGCGTGCATCCCGGCGTAGCGGTGCTCGGCGTCTCGTCGCGTAGCGGAGCAGGCATGGACGAGTGGATGGCGTTCCTTACTTCTCGGATCGACGCGAAGCGGTTTCCGAACTCCACCGGCGCGACGCCACATGCACACGCGCACGCGCACGACCACCAGCACGCCGATGGTCCCGAGCACGCGCACGTGCACGACCACGCGCACACGCACGACCATCCACACGATCACGAGCACTAA
- a CDS encoding HoxN/HupN/NixA family nickel/cobalt transporter: protein MSQAFGLASLRHVVANASPQIRRDIARMYSVLVVFNVGIWAAALALFWRHPALLGTALLAYTFGLRHAVDADHICAIDNVTRKLVQDGRRPVATGFFFSLGHSTVVLALTVAIAVAATFVKHGLPQLASAGGLAGTVVSATFLLAIAVLNAFVLADVLRAFADVRAGRVYHQVRVDESLQRRGFFGRIFSPLLRVVDRSWKMYPIGVLFGLGFDTATEVGLLGIAAVESGNGMPVMAILVFPLLFAAGMSLLDTTDGILMLGAYGWAFVKPVRKLYYNAVITFASIVVAVGVGAAEILGMVVDRMRLTGPIWNLVGSLNDHLGILGFAVIGSFVVIWAVSALVYKYQRWDELMDVREVAEGGAGP, encoded by the coding sequence ATGAGCCAAGCGTTTGGTCTCGCGAGCCTACGCCACGTCGTCGCTAACGCATCGCCGCAAATTCGTCGCGACATCGCGCGCATGTACTCGGTACTCGTCGTTTTCAACGTGGGCATTTGGGCTGCGGCATTAGCGCTTTTCTGGCGGCATCCGGCACTGCTCGGGACCGCGCTCCTCGCCTATACGTTCGGTTTGCGCCACGCGGTCGACGCCGACCATATCTGCGCCATCGACAACGTGACGCGCAAGCTGGTACAAGACGGGCGCCGCCCGGTTGCGACCGGCTTCTTCTTCTCGCTCGGCCACTCGACCGTGGTTCTGGCGTTAACGGTCGCGATCGCGGTCGCCGCCACGTTCGTGAAGCATGGCTTGCCGCAACTAGCGAGCGCCGGCGGCCTTGCGGGCACGGTCGTATCGGCGACCTTCTTGTTGGCGATCGCCGTGCTGAACGCATTCGTGCTCGCCGACGTGCTGCGCGCGTTCGCCGACGTGCGGGCCGGGCGCGTCTATCACCAAGTTCGTGTCGACGAGTCCTTGCAACGCCGCGGCTTTTTCGGGCGCATTTTTTCTCCCTTACTGCGGGTCGTCGACCGCAGTTGGAAAATGTATCCGATCGGCGTGCTGTTCGGTCTGGGCTTCGACACCGCGACCGAGGTCGGACTTCTCGGCATCGCCGCCGTCGAGAGCGGAAACGGGATGCCGGTGATGGCGATACTCGTCTTTCCGCTGTTATTCGCGGCGGGCATGTCGCTGCTCGACACGACCGACGGCATTCTGATGCTCGGCGCGTACGGCTGGGCCTTCGTGAAACCCGTGCGCAAGCTCTATTACAACGCGGTAATCACGTTTGCATCGATCGTCGTGGCCGTCGGTGTCGGCGCTGCGGAAATACTCGGCATGGTCGTAGATCGGATGCGCCTCACCGGTCCCATTTGGAACCTAGTCGGGTCGCTCAACGACCATCTTGGAATCCTCGGTTTCGCCGTTATCGGCTCGTTCGTCGTTATCTGGGCGGTATCGGCGTTGGTGTACAAATACCAACGCTGGGACGAGCTAATGGACGTGCGTGAAGTTGCCGAGGGCGGCGCAGGCCCGTAG
- a CDS encoding radical SAM protein, with the protein MCSIQPLRAMRSIAPKRATLAYCDAAGRIYFDEERGTLADGGIVREPELAELIPAPDGTVEMVLPKRRPLTDIGPSSDGRALAAILPSGYTRLLVPAYVTDRKAPDLPLFGYTFACAVDGELYVAAMKTDESEQWRPRNFKPGELEAILDARIAEDPENRVLRQVALCSREYGCFTAQNVFLRWGEAALPVSPKCNARCIGCISEQEPESGVPSPQTRIAFETTADELARVAIAHLDRVEDGIISFGQGCEGEPLLRSTTIARAIELIRAARSNGTININTNGSMPDGLRRCIDAGLDAARISLNSFRPDVYAAYYRPIGYGLAEVLESVRVAVGAGLRTSLNLLTHPGMTDDEREVLAAEAFLRDSGVALVQTRTLNIDPQWYFDAVGRPRKPLGMRVALQRLRACAALGNFTHVH; encoded by the coding sequence GTGTGTTCGATACAACCGTTGCGCGCGATGCGTTCGATCGCGCCTAAACGCGCCACGCTGGCGTATTGCGACGCCGCCGGCCGCATCTATTTCGATGAAGAGCGCGGCACGTTGGCCGACGGCGGAATCGTCCGCGAACCAGAGCTCGCCGAACTGATTCCGGCGCCCGACGGTACCGTCGAGATGGTGCTGCCTAAGCGTCGTCCGCTCACCGACATCGGCCCGAGCAGCGACGGACGCGCGCTGGCAGCCATCTTGCCGTCGGGATACACGCGACTGCTGGTGCCGGCTTACGTGACCGACCGCAAGGCGCCGGATCTCCCACTGTTCGGCTACACGTTTGCATGCGCGGTCGACGGCGAACTGTACGTCGCCGCGATGAAAACCGACGAAAGCGAACAGTGGCGTCCGCGAAATTTTAAACCGGGTGAACTCGAAGCGATTCTCGACGCGCGCATCGCCGAAGATCCGGAGAATCGGGTGTTACGGCAAGTTGCGTTGTGTTCGCGCGAATATGGCTGCTTTACGGCGCAGAACGTGTTTTTGCGCTGGGGCGAGGCCGCGCTGCCGGTGTCGCCCAAGTGCAACGCGCGCTGTATCGGTTGCATTTCCGAGCAAGAGCCGGAATCGGGCGTTCCGTCGCCGCAAACTCGTATCGCATTCGAGACGACCGCCGACGAGCTGGCGCGCGTTGCGATCGCGCATTTGGATCGCGTCGAGGACGGCATCATTTCGTTCGGCCAGGGCTGCGAAGGCGAGCCGCTGCTACGCTCGACCACGATCGCCCGCGCGATCGAGTTGATTCGCGCGGCGCGATCGAATGGCACGATCAACATCAACACCAACGGCAGTATGCCGGATGGGTTGCGCCGCTGCATCGACGCCGGACTCGATGCGGCGCGAATCAGCCTCAACTCGTTTCGTCCGGACGTGTACGCGGCGTATTACCGGCCGATCGGCTATGGGCTCGCAGAAGTGTTGGAATCGGTACGCGTCGCGGTCGGCGCGGGTTTGCGTACGAGTTTGAATCTGCTGACGCATCCAGGCATGACCGACGACGAGCGCGAGGTCCTTGCAGCCGAAGCGTTTCTGCGCGATTCGGGCGTCGCTCTCGTGCAAACTCGTACGCTCAATATCGATCCGCAATGGTATTTCGACGCGGTGGGCCGTCCCCGAAAGCCACTCGGCATGCGCGTCGCACTGCAGCGACTACGGGCCTGCGCCGCCCTCGGCAACTTCACGCACGTCCATTAG
- the dapF gene encoding diaminopimelate epimerase gives MSRTVRDGAIALTKMHGTENDFVVIDVRAQTLAHPEAFARRVCDRRTGVGADGVLALEKPIQSGAVIAMRVLNADGSSAEMCGNGVRCAARWLYEAGEGSAIAFETAAGIVRTNVESTEPEFLVRVAMGRAIPERLEGNPDAWFVDLGNPHVVLVRTSTDEPELGSYARALQNDRRFPNGTNVHTAVLHDRHLDVLHWERGVGHTRACGTGAVASAAVAALTWKHRDPIEVHVPGGRLTVEWADDGSAILVGPAVRVFDTTVARDAFDRA, from the coding sequence ATGTCCCGTACGGTACGCGATGGCGCGATCGCTTTGACCAAAATGCACGGCACCGAAAACGATTTCGTGGTGATCGATGTCCGCGCGCAAACGCTCGCTCACCCCGAGGCATTCGCGCGACGCGTTTGCGACCGGCGCACCGGCGTGGGCGCCGACGGTGTGTTGGCGCTCGAAAAGCCGATCCAAAGCGGAGCGGTTATTGCGATGCGCGTGCTCAACGCCGACGGCAGCTCGGCAGAGATGTGCGGTAACGGTGTTCGTTGCGCGGCGCGTTGGCTGTACGAAGCCGGCGAAGGCAGCGCGATCGCGTTCGAGACTGCCGCCGGCATCGTTCGTACGAACGTCGAGTCGACCGAGCCGGAATTTCTGGTGCGAGTCGCCATGGGACGAGCGATACCCGAACGCCTCGAAGGCAATCCCGACGCATGGTTCGTCGACCTCGGCAATCCGCACGTCGTGTTGGTTCGCACTAGCACCGACGAGCCGGAGTTGGGATCGTACGCGCGAGCGTTGCAGAACGATCGGCGTTTTCCCAACGGGACCAACGTGCACACCGCCGTTCTGCACGACCGTCATTTGGACGTGCTGCATTGGGAGCGCGGCGTCGGCCACACGCGTGCGTGTGGGACTGGAGCCGTTGCATCCGCCGCCGTCGCCGCGCTTACATGGAAGCACCGCGATCCAATCGAGGTGCACGTCCCGGGCGGGCGATTGACGGTCGAATGGGCTGACGACGGAAGTGCAATCCTGGTCGGTCCGGCCGTGCGTGTGTTCGATACAACCGTTGCGCGCGATGCGTTCGATCGCGCCTAA